The Acidobacteriota bacterium DNA segment AGGCCTTACATCATATGCAATTCTCATTTAGCTCAATTTAATTTTCCCTTCCCTAAAAGTCAAGTTGCATTTTTTTATTTAATTTTTTGAAATCCCCCTTAACAATTGTTAGTTATTTTTATATAATTCATATAGATTTTTGAGAAATTTTGATTGATAAAAGAAGAATGTTAAGTTTATGGAAGAATGGATATATTTAAGATTAACCGGGAGTTGTTAAACAGATATGAATGAAACAGAAAAGATTGAGTTTAAAAAGTCAGTAGGGGAGTGGAAAGAAATTGTAGAAACGGTCTCAGCATTTTCTAACACAAATGGAGGGGAAATCTTTGTAGGAGTATCAGATTCAGGAAATGTAGTTGGTATAAAAGTTGGCAAAGATACTATTGAAAATCTAACAAGCAAGATTATTAACAATACAGACCCAAAAGTTTATCCAGAAGTTTCCTTTGAGAAGAAAGAAAATAGAAATGTTTTAGTTATAGATGTTAAAGAAGCATCTGATAAACTGGTATTAGCCTTTGGAAGACCATTTAAAAGACTTGGTAAATCTACTGTCCGAATGTCAAAAGACGAATACGAAAACGCAATTATTGAAAAGCACAAAGAAGAATTTCGTTTTGATAATCAAATCTGCAAAAACGCTGGCTTGCAACACATTAATAAGATTAAATTTAAAACTTTTTTGAAAACAGCTCGTATTGAAAGAGGACTCGATATAAGTCCGAATGTTCCGTTGAGTGAAGCTCTGATGCGTTTGAATCTTCTAAAGGATGGTAATCTGACAAATTCAGCTATATTATTGTTTGGCAAAAATCCTCAAAACTTTTTTATTCAAGCAGAAGTTAAATGTGTTCGATTTAAAGGTACTACCGTCACAGGCATGATAATTGATATGAAAGATATTGGTGGAAATTTGATTGAACAAATAGTTGAAACAGAAAAATTTATATTTAATCACATTTCTCTAACTTCCTGGATTGAAGACGGTAAAATTGAGAGGCAAGAGAGATGGGAATATCCTCCAAAAGCAATAAGAGAGGCACTTGTTAATGCTATCGCCCATCGTGATTATCGCTCTACATCCAAGGTGCAGGTGAGAATCTTTGATGATAGAATAGAATTCTGGAATCCGGGAAAACTGCCAGAAGGTTGGACAGTGGAGAAGTTAAAAGAAAAACATGAATCAAGACCTTTTAATCCACTTATAGCAAAAGCATTTTTCTGGATCAAATACATAGAAGAGGTTGGCACAGGAACAAACAAGATAATTGATTGGTGCAAAGAGTGGAACCTGCCTGAGCCAGATTTTGAATATACAGGCACAAGTATTGTAGTTACTCTTAGGAAATCGAAATTGGCAGAGGAATATTTGGCATCTTTAGATTTAAATGAAAGGCAAAGAAAAGCAATTAACTATATTATAGAACAGGGTAATATTGATAGAAAAATTTATTGTAACATTGGCAACATTAAAAAAAGTTTGGCTTCTAAAGAATTGAGTGAAATGGTAGAAAAAGGTATACTCAATGTAGAA contains these protein-coding regions:
- a CDS encoding ATP-binding protein, whose translation is MNETEKIEFKKSVGEWKEIVETVSAFSNTNGGEIFVGVSDSGNVVGIKVGKDTIENLTSKIINNTDPKVYPEVSFEKKENRNVLVIDVKEASDKLVLAFGRPFKRLGKSTVRMSKDEYENAIIEKHKEEFRFDNQICKNAGLQHINKIKFKTFLKTARIERGLDISPNVPLSEALMRLNLLKDGNLTNSAILLFGKNPQNFFIQAEVKCVRFKGTTVTGMIIDMKDIGGNLIEQIVETEKFIFNHISLTSWIEDGKIERQERWEYPPKAIREALVNAIAHRDYRSTSKVQVRIFDDRIEFWNPGKLPEGWTVEKLKEKHESRPFNPLIAKAFFWIKYIEEVGTGTNKIIDWCKEWNLPEPDFEYTGTSIVVTLRKSKLAEEYLASLDLNERQRKAINYIIEQGNIDRKIYCNIGNIKKSLASKELSEMVEKGILNVEGKGKATRYLLQIK